One region of uncultured Methanolobus sp. genomic DNA includes:
- a CDS encoding nucleoside 2-deoxyribosyltransferase — MRIFLSASIRGGRQMLSTYMEMCNYLQQSGHEVLSWHVADPELEKTESLLSEEEIYIRDMEFLEKSECLIAEVSTPSIGVGYEICSALQRGIPVLCLNVPEANVSAMLLGDKRIICKEYRTVDEMKEEITKFLNNVNKL; from the coding sequence ATGAGAATATTCCTTTCTGCCTCCATAAGGGGTGGCAGACAGATGCTTTCCACTTACATGGAGATGTGCAATTATCTCCAGCAAAGTGGCCATGAAGTTCTTAGCTGGCATGTTGCAGACCCGGAACTTGAAAAAACGGAATCATTGCTTTCTGAGGAAGAAATATACATCAGGGATATGGAATTTCTTGAAAAAAGCGAGTGCCTGATAGCAGAGGTTAGCACACCTTCAATTGGTGTTGGTTATGAGATATGCAGCGCACTCCAGAGAGGAATTCCAGTGTTGTGCCTGAATGTTCCTGAAGCGAATGTTTCTGCGATGCTTCTTGGTGATAAAAGGATAATCTGTAAAGAGTACCGTACTGTTGATGAAATGAAAGAAGAGATTACTAAATTCCTAAATAATGTCAACAAACTCTAA
- a CDS encoding class I SAM-dependent methyltransferase, producing the protein MTNNSFPGNALQGKSHFLAWDEEYKHVTWGGPRSISMLEGLIFSSSLILDLGCGNGRFLLPLSRKYNAIGTDVSPTAVQRAREYLIKSNVESDKRAECLASSITSLPFSEKSFDAILCLGVLQHMLEDERKQAISEIKRVMKTGAVFVLEVFGTEDMRYGGESVEKDTFIRKNGIIYHYFTRDELASLLDGFEILEMNDLVSEKKFHGKPHRRHQIRVIARL; encoded by the coding sequence ATGACAAACAATTCATTCCCGGGCAATGCCCTTCAGGGCAAGTCTCATTTTCTTGCCTGGGATGAAGAATACAAACATGTGACCTGGGGTGGTCCCAGGTCGATATCAATGCTGGAAGGTTTGATCTTTTCCAGTTCACTAATTCTTGACCTTGGATGCGGGAACGGCAGATTCCTTTTACCACTTTCCCGTAAGTACAATGCAATCGGTACAGATGTCTCGCCAACTGCGGTTCAGAGAGCCAGGGAATATCTTATAAAAAGCAATGTTGAAAGCGATAAAAGGGCTGAATGCCTTGCTTCGAGTATAACATCGCTTCCTTTTTCTGAGAAATCTTTTGACGCAATTCTGTGTCTTGGAGTTTTGCAGCACATGCTGGAAGATGAAAGAAAGCAGGCAATTTCTGAGATAAAAAGAGTAATGAAAACGGGTGCTGTTTTTGTGCTGGAAGTTTTCGGAACTGAAGACATGAGATACGGCGGAGAGTCTGTTGAAAAAGATACTTTCATCAGAAAAAATGGAATCATATATCACTATTTCACACGTGATGAACTGGCATCACTGCTGGATGGATTTGAAATTTTAGAAATGAATGATCTGGTCTCAGAAAAAAAGTTTCATGGCAAACCACACAGGCGCCATCAAATAAGAGTAATTGCACGTCTTTAG
- a CDS encoding DUF3656 domain-containing protein has protein sequence MLNIPELLAPAGNMESLIAAVENGADAVYLGIKDFSARAYAGNFTIEEFREALDFAHLRAVKVYVTLNTLIKDSEMEEALELMYTLDELGTDAIIVQDMGLLELAREKVPSLPIHASTQMTVHNTEAVLALKKSGVKRIVLARELSLEEISRIKSETGVEIEAFVHGALCICYSGQCLMSSMIGGRSGNRGYCAQPCRKQYRFRMDGKEIKTEGSYLLSPKDLNTSEILPELINAGIDSFKIEGRMKRPEYVAGVVRIYRNLIDRFAEDPDNYFVTEEEKENLEQLFNREFTTGYFKGDPAIDLMSRERPHNQGIMVGKVSGYNNKFKRLEITLTRELEVGDGIGFEGSKNSGTIVRGIYIGNRLEKKAGSGEVITINFDQPPKNGTPVYRTLDDSLMKELQASYSSPAPIRKVPVSIDLKAHIGEKLELSIYDNENNTSTIISDYVVQTAQKRPTTEEDVKKQLAKTGNTVFEAQGIEVDMPDDAFIPIKELNNARTEATTELERIRIKKFRRPAHDISSEMKQEKSEETEITDEKEEKMILLSVSVKTVDALASALKSGADLVYIDASLKELQSNDWKFMTESACGKNISLYLHTPVIVKDTEIQDVKEKIKLAKELGFEGIIAANLGVLEIARDSGLKILTDSSVNVFNKHTLQAFTKEGVDTVTLSTEMNLGQIIEITPYGDCEYIVHGQIRIMESEHCLIGGVLGEKDENGFNCGSQCKSGKFEIIDEKGYEFPIRTDSQCRTHIFNSRELCLLEDVPQLIKAGVSRLRIDATNMDDYNVSMVTRAYRANIDAYYTGDTKHIWQGSDISEFHTRGHYHRGVQ, from the coding sequence ATGCTTAACATTCCTGAACTTTTAGCTCCTGCCGGAAACATGGAATCACTGATAGCTGCCGTTGAAAACGGAGCAGATGCAGTGTACCTTGGAATCAAGGATTTCAGTGCCAGGGCATACGCAGGCAATTTCACTATAGAGGAATTCAGGGAAGCACTTGACTTTGCACATCTGAGAGCTGTTAAGGTCTATGTCACCCTGAACACTCTCATCAAGGACAGTGAGATGGAAGAAGCACTTGAGCTTATGTACACCCTTGATGAACTGGGAACTGACGCCATCATTGTGCAGGACATGGGACTTCTGGAACTTGCAAGGGAAAAAGTTCCGTCACTTCCAATCCATGCAAGCACACAGATGACGGTACACAACACAGAAGCTGTGCTGGCCCTGAAAAAGAGTGGAGTTAAGAGAATTGTGCTTGCAAGGGAACTCTCACTTGAAGAGATTTCAAGGATTAAAAGTGAGACAGGAGTAGAAATCGAGGCTTTTGTACATGGGGCTCTCTGTATCTGCTACTCTGGCCAATGCCTCATGAGCAGTATGATAGGTGGCAGAAGCGGCAATCGTGGATATTGCGCCCAGCCATGTCGTAAACAATACAGATTCCGAATGGATGGAAAGGAAATAAAAACAGAAGGAAGCTACCTTCTGAGTCCAAAAGACCTGAATACATCAGAGATATTACCTGAACTCATTAACGCAGGAATAGATTCCTTCAAGATAGAGGGCAGGATGAAGCGCCCTGAATATGTCGCAGGTGTTGTGAGGATATATCGCAACCTTATTGACAGGTTTGCAGAAGACCCTGACAATTATTTTGTTACTGAAGAAGAAAAAGAAAATCTTGAGCAGTTATTCAACCGTGAGTTCACAACCGGATATTTCAAAGGGGACCCTGCAATAGACCTGATGAGCCGTGAAAGGCCACACAACCAGGGAATCATGGTTGGAAAAGTTTCCGGATATAATAATAAGTTCAAAAGACTGGAGATCACGCTTACAAGAGAACTTGAGGTAGGGGATGGGATCGGTTTTGAAGGCAGCAAGAACTCAGGGACCATAGTGAGGGGAATTTACATAGGGAACAGACTTGAGAAAAAAGCAGGCAGTGGAGAAGTTATAACCATTAACTTCGATCAGCCTCCAAAGAATGGAACACCTGTTTACAGGACACTTGATGATTCCCTGATGAAAGAACTACAGGCATCATACAGTTCCCCTGCACCTATACGCAAGGTTCCGGTTTCCATTGATCTTAAGGCTCATATTGGAGAGAAACTTGAACTCTCAATTTATGATAACGAAAATAACACGTCAACTATCATTTCAGATTACGTGGTTCAGACAGCACAAAAAAGACCAACTACAGAAGAAGATGTAAAAAAGCAGCTTGCTAAAACCGGGAACACTGTTTTTGAGGCTCAGGGAATTGAAGTTGATATGCCGGATGATGCATTCATCCCAATAAAAGAATTGAACAATGCGAGAACCGAAGCTACCACAGAGCTGGAAAGAATCAGAATCAAAAAGTTCAGAAGACCGGCACATGACATTAGTTCTGAAATGAAGCAAGAGAAAAGTGAAGAAACAGAGATAACAGATGAGAAGGAAGAAAAAATGATACTGCTTTCTGTTAGTGTTAAAACTGTTGATGCTCTCGCTTCGGCTCTGAAAAGCGGGGCAGACCTTGTTTACATTGATGCTTCACTTAAAGAGCTTCAAAGCAATGATTGGAAATTTATGACAGAGAGTGCTTGTGGAAAAAATATCTCCCTATATCTGCATACACCGGTCATTGTGAAAGATACTGAAATTCAGGATGTTAAAGAAAAGATAAAACTAGCAAAAGAACTGGGATTTGAGGGGATAATTGCAGCGAATCTTGGTGTACTTGAAATTGCACGGGATTCCGGCCTGAAAATCCTAACTGACAGTTCCGTGAATGTTTTCAATAAGCACACACTTCAGGCGTTTACTAAGGAAGGTGTGGACACTGTCACACTCTCAACTGAAATGAACCTTGGACAGATAATTGAGATAACACCGTACGGAGATTGTGAATACATCGTCCATGGACAAATCCGGATAATGGAGTCCGAACACTGCCTCATAGGTGGTGTCCTCGGAGAGAAAGATGAGAACGGTTTTAACTGTGGTTCTCAGTGCAAGAGTGGCAAGTTTGAGATAATTGATGAGAAAGGATACGAATTCCCTATCAGAACAGACTCCCAATGCAGGACTCACATATTCAACTCAAGAGAACTCTGCTTGCTTGAAGATGTGCCTCAACTCATCAAAGCTGGTGTTTCCAGACTCAGGATCGATGCCACAAATATGGATGATTACAATGTCAGTATGGTCACAAGGGCATACAGAGCGAATATCGATGCTTACTACACAGGTGACACCAAGCACATCTGGCAGGGAAGTGACATTAGTGAGTTCCACACCAGAGGGCACTATCACAGAGGTGTGCAATGA
- a CDS encoding class I SAM-dependent methyltransferase encodes MKELPEWYYNELIQKGTDYENEEEVLNYDRKMASIRNIPKEAETMCELIDIEPENEILEIGCGTGEFSIELSKHCKMVTALDISQKMLDFAEKKAKSRQRENVRFVNAGFLTFDSEDMKYDAVVTQLVLHHLPDFWKLIALKNISSMLKDGGKFFMKDVVFSSEIQDFDTYFSQLFRNMPSETDDKVVEEMKLHIKEEYSTFDWTMKGLIEQAGFRIEEYIHKNGFMATYLCVKES; translated from the coding sequence ATGAAAGAACTGCCTGAATGGTATTACAATGAATTGATCCAGAAAGGAACGGATTACGAAAACGAAGAAGAAGTCCTGAACTATGACAGGAAGATGGCAAGCATCCGCAACATCCCAAAAGAAGCTGAAACTATGTGTGAACTCATCGACATAGAACCGGAGAATGAGATTCTGGAAATCGGATGCGGAACTGGTGAGTTCTCCATTGAGCTTTCAAAACATTGCAAAATGGTAACTGCACTGGATATTTCACAGAAGATGCTTGATTTCGCAGAAAAAAAGGCAAAATCAAGACAGAGAGAAAATGTAAGGTTTGTCAATGCAGGATTTCTGACATTTGATTCGGAGGATATGAAATATGATGCTGTTGTCACCCAGCTTGTATTGCACCACCTGCCGGATTTCTGGAAACTCATCGCCCTGAAGAACATCAGCTCCATGTTAAAAGATGGAGGAAAATTTTTCATGAAAGATGTGGTTTTTTCATCAGAAATACAGGATTTTGATACTTATTTCTCACAGTTGTTCCGGAATATGCCGTCTGAAACGGATGATAAAGTTGTGGAAGAAATGAAACTTCACATCAAGGAAGAATACTCAACCTTTGACTGGACCATGAAAGGACTTATCGAACAGGCAGGTTTCAGAATAGAGGAATATATACACAAAAATGGTTTCATGGCAACCTATCTTTGTGTAAAAGAAAGTTGA
- the lysS gene encoding lysine--tRNA ligase, with amino-acid sequence MAEITHWADVIADEVLAKGKKHLVATGITPSGHIHIGNMREVVTADVAFRALEDKDAEAEFIYIADTYDPLRKVYPFLDESYEEHVGKPLSEIPCPCGKHKNYSEHFLEPFLAALEHLGIHPKVYRADELYKEGVYVEAIKQALLKKDEIAAILQKKSGKTPVDTWNPFNPICNDCGKVNTTTVTGFDIDAETVDYECSCASKGTVPMKGGGKLTWRVDWPARWKALGVTVEPFGKDHASRGGSYDTGVAIAKEIFGYEAPHPIVYEWIMLGKKGAMSSSTGVVVSISDMLKVVPPEILRYLIIRTKPEKHIRFDPALPLLTLVDEFERLHSSDKATDYDKRMIELSHAAGLCHTDIPFKHMTTIYQVAAGDFDKIMNIVKRAGYDVSNEKCIRELVENVGKWLDMYAPDNAKFSVQEELPVSTSQLNDFQRAFLSSFSTILDKSGELNGEDYHNLVYSAKEAGTELNTMIADSLNVAAASFEVNPKELFKAIYVSVLGQPSGPKAGWFLSSLEKDFLAMRFKEAAEYKP; translated from the coding sequence ATGGCAGAAATTACACACTGGGCAGATGTCATAGCAGATGAGGTGCTCGCAAAGGGAAAAAAGCACCTTGTTGCAACAGGCATCACACCCTCAGGTCACATTCATATTGGTAACATGCGCGAGGTCGTAACTGCAGATGTAGCATTCAGAGCCCTTGAAGATAAAGATGCTGAAGCTGAGTTCATCTACATTGCAGACACGTATGACCCATTAAGAAAGGTATATCCTTTCCTGGATGAAAGTTATGAGGAGCATGTAGGAAAGCCACTTTCTGAAATTCCATGCCCATGCGGCAAACACAAGAATTATTCCGAACACTTCCTTGAACCTTTCCTTGCAGCTCTTGAACATCTTGGAATTCACCCAAAGGTCTACAGGGCGGATGAGCTTTACAAGGAAGGTGTCTATGTAGAAGCTATCAAGCAGGCTCTTTTGAAAAAGGATGAGATAGCAGCAATTCTGCAGAAAAAATCCGGCAAGACTCCGGTCGATACATGGAACCCATTCAATCCGATATGCAATGACTGTGGCAAGGTTAACACTACTACAGTAACTGGTTTTGACATCGATGCAGAGACTGTGGACTATGAGTGTTCATGCGCAAGCAAGGGCACAGTCCCGATGAAGGGTGGCGGAAAACTCACCTGGCGTGTCGACTGGCCTGCAAGATGGAAGGCACTTGGCGTTACAGTTGAGCCATTCGGTAAGGACCACGCTTCAAGAGGTGGTTCATATGATACCGGTGTGGCTATTGCCAAAGAGATATTTGGCTATGAGGCACCACATCCGATAGTCTATGAATGGATCATGCTGGGTAAGAAAGGTGCGATGTCATCATCAACCGGTGTAGTAGTTTCTATTTCAGATATGTTAAAGGTGGTACCACCTGAAATACTGCGTTACCTTATCATCCGTACAAAGCCTGAAAAGCACATCAGATTTGACCCTGCTTTACCACTTCTAACACTTGTGGATGAGTTTGAGCGCCTTCACTCAAGTGACAAGGCAACAGATTATGATAAGAGGATGATCGAGCTTTCACATGCAGCAGGACTCTGCCACACAGATATTCCATTTAAGCACATGACCACAATCTATCAGGTTGCTGCAGGTGACTTTGATAAGATAATGAATATCGTGAAGAGGGCAGGTTACGACGTAAGCAATGAGAAATGCATACGTGAACTTGTTGAAAATGTTGGCAAATGGCTTGATATGTACGCACCTGACAATGCTAAGTTCAGCGTGCAGGAAGAGCTTCCGGTAAGCACTTCACAGCTTAATGATTTCCAGAGAGCTTTCCTCAGTTCATTCTCAACTATTCTGGATAAGAGTGGCGAACTGAATGGCGAGGATTACCACAACCTTGTGTACTCAGCAAAGGAAGCAGGTACTGAACTCAACACAATGATCGCTGACTCGCTGAATGTTGCTGCAGCATCATTTGAAGTAAATCCAAAGGAACTCTTTAAGGCAATATATGTCTCAGTTCTTGGACAGCCTTCAGGTCCAAAAGCAGGATGGTTCCTTTCATCACTTGAGAAGGATTTCCTTGCAATGCGCTTTAAGGAAGCAGCAGAGTATAAGCCCTGA
- a CDS encoding ribose-phosphate diphosphokinase, with product MKIIGGPASQALSSRVARELNIEPTVCDFTRFPDGELYSRILDGDVDEVTIIQSTTTDSDLVALLQLIDACEDSPVINVVIPYMGYARQDKKFKSGEPITARAIARTINADRIFTVNIHEASVLNYFNADAFDLDASRLMGYHIRSLNLCNPLIVSPDKGAITLAENTATDVGLEFDYLEKTRHSGDSVSIKAKNVDVMDRDIIIIDDMIATGGTMAESIKLLKSQGAKDVYLACVHPVLARNAVLRLYNAGVKDIIATDTIEKVQSCVSVAPLIANALRSI from the coding sequence TTGAAAATTATAGGAGGACCAGCATCCCAGGCTCTTTCATCAAGGGTTGCGAGAGAACTTAATATTGAGCCTACTGTTTGTGACTTTACAAGGTTCCCTGACGGTGAACTGTATTCACGCATACTTGACGGGGACGTGGACGAAGTTACTATTATCCAGAGTACAACAACGGATTCTGATCTTGTTGCATTATTACAGCTTATTGACGCCTGTGAGGATTCGCCTGTCATAAATGTGGTTATTCCATACATGGGCTATGCCCGGCAGGATAAAAAGTTCAAAAGTGGCGAACCGATAACCGCAAGAGCTATCGCAAGAACAATTAACGCTGACAGGATCTTTACAGTCAATATACACGAGGCAAGTGTTCTGAACTATTTTAATGCCGATGCATTCGATCTGGATGCTTCACGTCTTATGGGTTATCATATAAGGTCACTGAACCTGTGCAATCCCTTGATTGTTTCACCTGATAAGGGAGCAATAACCCTTGCAGAGAACACAGCTACAGATGTCGGACTGGAATTCGATTACCTTGAAAAGACAAGACATTCCGGTGATTCAGTTTCCATCAAGGCAAAGAATGTTGATGTAATGGACAGGGATATCATCATTATCGATGACATGATCGCAACCGGCGGAACCATGGCAGAATCCATTAAACTGCTGAAATCCCAGGGAGCAAAAGATGTCTATCTTGCATGTGTGCACCCGGTTCTTGCACGAAATGCAGTGCTTCGCCTGTACAATGCAGGGGTAAAAGATATTATAGCTACCGACACAATAGAAAAGGTACAGAGTTGTGTCAGTGTGGCACCTCTTATAGCCAATGCTTTAAGAAGTATCTGA
- a CDS encoding endonuclease gives MTTGILCRAYDLLLDELGPQYWWPADTAFEVVIGAMLTQQTKWTNVEKAIGGLKEHGLLEIEPLAEADTGLIEELVRCCGFYRQKASRLKGIAAFFAENGMDNVFSLPVTDLRKTMLSLKGVGNETADSIVLYAANKPKFVIDAYTTRMMKCIGIEGDYMQLQQRFEAELPENVDIYKEYHALIVEYSKAYCARKRCNECILKDLDENGY, from the coding sequence ATGACAACTGGAATACTTTGCAGAGCATATGATCTGCTTCTGGATGAACTGGGCCCGCAATACTGGTGGCCTGCAGACACAGCATTTGAAGTTGTAATTGGTGCAATGCTTACCCAGCAGACAAAATGGACCAATGTGGAAAAGGCCATTGGGGGGTTGAAAGAACACGGTCTTCTGGAAATAGAACCACTTGCTGAAGCTGACACAGGGCTTATTGAGGAACTTGTGAGGTGTTGTGGTTTCTACAGGCAAAAAGCTTCCCGATTAAAAGGGATTGCAGCTTTTTTTGCAGAAAACGGGATGGATAATGTTTTTTCCCTGCCTGTCACAGACCTCAGAAAAACCATGCTGTCTCTCAAAGGAGTTGGCAATGAAACTGCTGACAGTATTGTGCTTTATGCCGCCAACAAGCCAAAGTTCGTAATAGATGCATACACCACACGCATGATGAAGTGTATTGGCATTGAAGGGGACTATATGCAGTTGCAGCAAAGGTTTGAGGCAGAACTTCCCGAAAACGTAGATATCTATAAGGAATACCACGCCCTCATAGTTGAATATTCAAAAGCCTATTGTGCCAGAAAAAGATGTAATGAATGTATTCTGAAGGATTTAGATGAGAATGGATATTGA
- a CDS encoding NAD(P)H-hydrate dehydratase, whose translation MFSITSSKMRSIDANCVSFGMSPLQLMENAGAAIAREVMSKTGSGKVLFVAGRGNNGGDAFVAARHLAMNENFDVKLILLGHSSRIRTEESKQNYSLLRYSGLTELKEIPDSKELEKYSGWKDNDIIVDGVLGSGIKGAPREPESTAIDLINSSNSYILSIDSPSGYDLDGGGVVKSVIADLTITFHKMKTGLQLSNSVKYAGQVKIVPIGVCKDAEEYVGIGDLMSLTRRNRDAHKGKSGRVLVIGGGAYYGAPALAALAVLRTGADIVTVAVPENVAGTVASFSPNLIVIPLRGDRLNPSNIPVLNNLLETHDVAVIGPGLGRDSATLETVKQLLPLCRKAVVDADALFGLKLPLKSEGKFILTPHSAEFSRLSGSEIPKELNSKKDLVRSFASDKDITVILKGKVDIISNGLVTRLNRTGNAGMTVGGTGDVLTGITAAFFAVNDALDAASCAVFISGAAGDFAFDKKGNGLLATDIIERITDVMSGVL comes from the coding sequence ATGTTCTCTATCACTTCTTCTAAAATGCGCTCAATTGATGCTAATTGCGTATCTTTTGGCATGAGCCCTTTGCAGCTTATGGAAAATGCCGGTGCTGCAATTGCCCGTGAGGTCATGTCTAAGACCGGTTCCGGTAAAGTCCTTTTTGTAGCAGGCAGAGGAAACAATGGAGGGGACGCCTTCGTTGCTGCACGTCATCTTGCAATGAATGAGAATTTTGATGTAAAACTGATACTTCTTGGTCACTCTTCCCGCATAAGAACGGAAGAGTCAAAACAGAACTATTCTCTTCTCAGATACAGTGGGCTTACAGAACTAAAGGAAATTCCAGATTCAAAAGAACTTGAAAAATACTCCGGTTGGAAGGATAATGACATTATTGTTGACGGAGTACTGGGTTCCGGAATAAAAGGCGCACCCCGGGAGCCTGAATCTACTGCAATTGATTTGATCAATTCGTCCAATTCATATATTCTTTCTATTGATTCCCCATCAGGATACGATTTAGATGGCGGGGGAGTGGTAAAAAGCGTGATCGCTGACCTGACTATCACATTCCACAAGATGAAAACAGGTCTTCAACTTTCTAACTCTGTAAAGTATGCAGGTCAGGTAAAAATTGTTCCCATAGGTGTTTGCAAAGATGCCGAAGAATATGTGGGCATTGGAGATCTTATGTCCCTTACGCGCAGGAACAGAGACGCTCATAAGGGAAAATCTGGAAGAGTTCTTGTTATCGGCGGAGGTGCTTACTATGGTGCTCCTGCCCTTGCAGCCCTGGCAGTACTTCGCACAGGTGCTGATATCGTAACTGTAGCAGTACCGGAAAATGTTGCAGGTACTGTTGCTTCCTTTTCTCCAAATCTTATTGTAATCCCACTTCGGGGTGACAGGTTAAATCCATCAAACATTCCGGTTCTTAATAATCTTCTGGAAACTCATGATGTTGCTGTGATAGGTCCGGGGCTTGGCAGAGATTCTGCAACTCTGGAAACGGTAAAGCAACTTCTTCCTCTTTGCAGGAAAGCTGTTGTTGATGCGGATGCACTTTTTGGATTGAAGTTGCCTTTAAAAAGTGAGGGCAAATTTATCCTGACACCGCATTCTGCTGAATTCTCACGTCTGTCAGGTTCTGAAATCCCAAAGGAACTTAATTCTAAAAAGGATCTTGTCAGAAGCTTTGCTTCAGATAAAGATATCACAGTTATTTTGAAAGGAAAAGTTGATATCATCTCCAATGGCTTAGTAACCCGTCTTAACAGGACAGGTAATGCCGGAATGACCGTTGGCGGTACAGGAGATGTTCTCACCGGAATAACCGCTGCTTTTTTTGCAGTCAATGATGCTCTGGATGCGGCATCATGTGCGGTTTTTATTAGTGGTGCAGCAGGCGACTTTGCATTTGATAAAAAAGGAAATGGTTTGCTTGCGACAGATATAATTGAACGGATAACCGATGTTATGTCAGGTGTATTATAA
- a CDS encoding C15orf41 family protein, which yields MRMDIETYNKIYESLESVDDVKKLSRRFSQPIGTLHSILNQKTVTKVKRNFSRVKNKSPRNLRQWKKGKSIVEIAKKNDIPATLMVSMLLKEMGIPKKGFIRNLEEQPEGRLKKEVIAALDSDFFFSPKAHDMHAEKGEMGEAILAEWLDECGISYRSEDDLREEGFLKTPDFLLDEEIEIDGVAISWIESKALFGDEKEHEYYIKKQFRDYEENYGTGMIVYWYGFIDTVSYNGNLIKDYRFFDKDRDTVEELLNFKTYW from the coding sequence ATGAGAATGGATATTGAGACCTACAATAAGATATATGAAAGCCTTGAGAGTGTAGATGACGTGAAGAAATTGTCACGACGCTTCTCACAGCCCATAGGTACCCTCCATTCAATACTGAACCAGAAAACCGTTACAAAGGTAAAGAGAAATTTCTCCAGAGTGAAGAATAAGTCTCCAAGGAACCTGAGGCAATGGAAAAAAGGCAAAAGCATAGTTGAGATTGCAAAGAAAAACGATATCCCTGCAACTCTTATGGTTTCCATGCTGCTTAAAGAAATGGGTATTCCAAAGAAAGGTTTTATCAGGAATCTTGAAGAGCAACCGGAAGGCCGCCTCAAAAAAGAAGTAATTGCTGCATTGGATTCTGATTTCTTTTTTTCCCCAAAAGCTCATGACATGCATGCGGAAAAGGGTGAAATGGGAGAGGCCATTCTAGCGGAATGGCTTGATGAATGTGGTATATCATACAGGTCTGAGGATGACCTGAGGGAAGAAGGCTTTTTAAAAACACCTGATTTTTTGCTGGATGAGGAAATTGAGATTGACGGTGTAGCCATTTCCTGGATAGAAAGCAAAGCTCTTTTTGGCGATGAAAAGGAGCATGAATATTATATTAAGAAGCAATTCAGGGATTATGAAGAGAATTATGGTACTGGTATGATTGTTTACTGGTATGGTTTCATAGATACAGTAAGCTACAATGGAAATCTAATAAAAGATTACAGGTTCTTCGATAAAGACAGGGATACAGTGGAAGAACTTCTGAACTTCAAGACATACTGGTAA
- a CDS encoding pro-sigmaK processing inhibitor BofA family protein, with protein sequence MVTEIVLLIVAIVAAIILWKVLKTVKNMVMNTIGGFVVLILADLILKLGIAYTSWIVIAVCAIAGIPGALLIIIAEYTGIYSF encoded by the coding sequence ATGGTAACCGAAATAGTTCTCCTAATAGTAGCTATTGTAGCTGCAATTATTCTCTGGAAAGTACTGAAAACCGTAAAGAACATGGTGATGAACACTATCGGAGGATTTGTTGTACTAATCCTTGCGGATTTAATATTAAAACTGGGAATTGCATATACTTCCTGGATAGTTATTGCAGTCTGTGCGATTGCAGGTATCCCAGGCGCATTGCTAATTATAATTGCAGAATACACCGGAATATATTCATTCTAA
- the moaC gene encoding cyclic pyranopterin monophosphate synthase MoaC: protein MEATFTHIENDRAVMVDISKKDIIVRKAIASGEIVLNDATIEKIRSGSVEKGNVFSTARVASILAVKKTPELIPMCHQIPITKVDVDFSIHKNIVCATVEVRSVGKTGVEMEALTGVSVALLTVWDMVKSAEKDEMGNYPATGIQNIKVLEKVKMNQN, encoded by the coding sequence TTGGAAGCTACATTCACGCATATCGAGAACGACCGCGCGGTCATGGTAGACATCAGTAAAAAAGATATAATTGTGAGAAAGGCAATAGCTTCCGGGGAAATTGTCCTGAATGATGCCACCATCGAGAAAATTCGTTCGGGTAGCGTTGAAAAAGGAAATGTGTTCTCCACCGCGCGCGTGGCTTCAATTCTGGCGGTAAAAAAGACACCGGAACTTATCCCAATGTGTCACCAGATTCCAATTACTAAAGTGGATGTGGATTTTTCAATTCATAAGAACATCGTTTGTGCAACTGTAGAGGTTCGTTCTGTGGGAAAAACAGGTGTTGAGATGGAGGCGCTCACAGGTGTCTCAGTTGCCCTGCTGACTGTGTGGGATATGGTCAAGTCCGCAGAAAAGGATGAGATGGGCAACTATCCTGCTACTGGAATCCAGAATATAAAGGTTCTTGAAAAAGTCAAAATGAACCAAAACTAA